A window of the Gemmatimonadota bacterium genome harbors these coding sequences:
- a CDS encoding amidohydrolase, which translates to MPLTRVLFILVALALLLPPAQSEAQFRRNREPTIPPPTITEYNPRSTLVVPEHEVPRAKFPAVDLHGHPPTLNNPEAINRVISAMDELNLQVMVQARGSSGERLTSQIEAVRAAGYEDRFVFFTTLDLRDVGPGSGALIAAQLEADVAAGAVGIGEIGKGFGLGTRKADGTRLRLDDPELDVVWETAGRLGIPVFIHTGDPAEFFQPLDLENERWLEMAIFPSRRFNDRSRFPTFEELMAERDRLLAKHTNTTWVLAHMSWYTQDLGKLGELFDRFPNVHGEVGAVLYDLGRQPRFARAFFEKYKDRILFGKDSFQPDEYPYYWRVFETEDEYFDYYRNYHAFWQLYGMGLPDDVLRQLYYGNALRIIPNMPTAGFPG; encoded by the coding sequence ATGCCTCTCACTCGCGTGCTGTTCATCCTCGTCGCCCTCGCTCTTCTTCTTCCGCCCGCGCAGAGCGAGGCGCAATTCCGACGGAACCGTGAGCCCACGATTCCTCCGCCCACCATCACGGAGTACAACCCGCGCTCGACGCTGGTCGTGCCGGAGCATGAGGTGCCGCGCGCGAAGTTCCCTGCGGTCGACCTGCATGGGCATCCGCCGACGCTGAACAACCCCGAGGCCATCAACCGCGTGATCTCGGCGATGGACGAGCTCAACCTGCAAGTAATGGTGCAGGCCCGGGGGAGCTCCGGCGAGCGCCTCACGAGCCAGATCGAAGCGGTTCGCGCCGCGGGCTATGAGGACCGGTTCGTCTTCTTCACCACGCTGGACCTCCGGGACGTCGGACCGGGCTCCGGCGCGCTCATCGCTGCGCAGCTCGAGGCCGACGTCGCCGCAGGTGCCGTGGGCATCGGCGAGATCGGCAAGGGTTTCGGACTGGGCACACGGAAGGCGGACGGGACCCGGCTCCGGCTGGACGATCCGGAGCTCGACGTGGTGTGGGAGACCGCCGGCCGACTCGGCATCCCCGTATTCATCCACACGGGGGATCCGGCGGAGTTCTTCCAGCCGCTCGATCTCGAAAACGAGCGCTGGCTCGAGATGGCGATCTTCCCCAGCCGTCGGTTCAACGACCGCTCACGCTTTCCCACGTTCGAAGAGCTGATGGCGGAGCGGGATCGACTGCTCGCGAAGCACACGAATACGACCTGGGTGCTCGCTCACATGAGCTGGTACACACAGGATTTGGGCAAGCTGGGCGAGCTCTTCGATCGCTTCCCCAACGTGCACGGGGAGGTCGGTGCGGTCCTCTACGACCTGGGCAGGCAGCCCCGCTTCGCGCGCGCCTTCTTCGAGAAGTACAAGGACCGGATCTTGTTCGGGAAGGACTCGTTCCAGCCCGACGAGTACCCATACTACTGGCGGGTCTTCGAGACCGAGGACGAGTATTTCGACTACTACCGGAACTACCACGCTTTCTGGCAGCTGTACGGCATGGGACTGCCCGACGATGTGCTGAGGCAGCTGTACTACGGGAACGCGTTGAGGATCATCCCGAACATGCCTACCGCGGGGTTCCCGGGTTAG
- a CDS encoding PadR family transcriptional regulator, with amino-acid sequence MSPATVAVLRAITEGSSYGFDVMDSTSLPSGTVYPILSRMEKRGLVVSRWQNPESEREAGRPPRRYYTLTHEGRAALAHAMERFRTLGQPLTTSS; translated from the coding sequence ATGAGCCCAGCCACGGTGGCGGTGCTTCGCGCGATCACCGAGGGCTCTTCCTACGGGTTCGACGTCATGGACTCGACGAGCCTCCCGTCGGGGACGGTCTATCCGATTCTCAGCCGGATGGAGAAGCGCGGCCTAGTCGTTTCTCGGTGGCAGAACCCCGAATCAGAACGCGAGGCTGGGCGTCCGCCCCGTCGCTACTACACGCTGACCCACGAGGGGCGAGCCGCCCTCGCACATGCGATGGAGCGGTTCCGCACGCTCGGACAGCCCCTCACTACCAGCAGCTGA
- a CDS encoding ABC transporter permease produces MNPAPSRRIALGIVRFAAAIVPAARRRRWLREWSAEVWARSDEGGPVVWPAIGSLRHATWLRGEAWMMAMDRMLAESGLTLRTLARRPLFSAAVIVTLALGIGATTAVFSVVDKVLVAPLPYPGGDRFFQITADFQRYDIKGLDLNPELFVAWRERAATLEAMEAYSVFDGNLIGVGLPTVVQEGRVTAGFLRDLLSVTPVLGRTFDPTADQPGAERVALLSESLWRERFGSRSDVMGESLHIDDRSFEIVGVLPTVAILPNVDVWTPVELDVDWARDRIRFGSLVTLARARPGVGLADVEQDLLSASERAALEVGKLADPWRAGVFDYRSRLVGDIGANLWILMGAVVAVLLIACVNVANLLLSRGAERMPELLIRSSLGASRGDLARQVFLEGAILATVGGLLGMGLAWVGVDTLLALVPAEIPLAMAAEVDVRVLAFALLLTALTGALFSVIPALRASRVSVRRIRAHGSSISRQEKRRGEVLLGAEVAQASALLVAAILMVNTLHHMSRADAGFDPDGLLFVHLQMPSYTYGGGSDSSLRDRFLEELRPRVAAIPGVQRVGVGSATPFSGMTFLSGLQQEGGPREGASDGGRNVFSETEVIQFSHLWVDGDYLTALGLPVVQGRPLRPSDRGGEPVALINETAAQAYWPNESAVGRRVRARERDPWTTIVGVVKDFEHPGLPTAGQAELYAPLEGLRELVNLLVRFTGDAELIRDRIQREIWAIDPDLPIPAVSTAREALAASLAMTRFYTLLLVAFATLAVTLASVGIYGVVAHSVARRTREMGIRIALGAEPSAVASVVLREGMTAVLLGLTVGLIGAGMGSRVMESLLFEVRPTDPLTYGVVAVVVSVVAATAVWVPARRATRADPVEVLRAN; encoded by the coding sequence GTGAACCCCGCACCAAGCCGCCGGATCGCGCTGGGGATCGTTCGCTTCGCGGCCGCGATCGTACCGGCGGCGCGCCGGCGGAGATGGCTGCGGGAGTGGTCCGCCGAGGTCTGGGCCCGGTCCGACGAGGGAGGCCCGGTCGTGTGGCCCGCGATCGGCTCGCTACGCCACGCCACTTGGCTGAGGGGGGAGGCGTGGATGATGGCGATGGATCGAATGTTGGCGGAGTCCGGCCTCACGCTTCGAACGCTCGCTCGGCGACCGCTGTTTTCGGCCGCAGTCATCGTGACGCTAGCCCTGGGGATCGGGGCGACGACCGCAGTGTTCAGCGTCGTCGACAAGGTGCTGGTGGCCCCTCTCCCGTACCCGGGCGGCGACCGGTTTTTCCAGATCACCGCGGATTTCCAGCGCTACGACATCAAGGGGCTCGACCTCAACCCTGAGCTCTTCGTCGCCTGGCGAGAGCGGGCTGCCACGCTCGAAGCCATGGAGGCCTACTCGGTCTTCGACGGAAACTTGATCGGGGTCGGCCTTCCGACAGTCGTACAAGAGGGTCGTGTGACCGCAGGGTTCCTCCGGGACCTGCTTTCGGTAACCCCCGTGTTGGGTCGCACGTTCGATCCCACCGCAGACCAGCCGGGCGCCGAACGGGTCGCCCTTCTCTCGGAGTCGTTGTGGCGAGAGCGATTCGGGAGTCGCTCTGACGTGATGGGAGAGAGTCTTCACATCGACGACCGATCGTTCGAGATCGTCGGGGTGCTTCCTACAGTGGCGATCCTTCCGAATGTAGACGTGTGGACGCCGGTCGAGCTCGACGTCGACTGGGCACGCGATCGCATCCGCTTCGGCTCGCTCGTAACCCTGGCTCGAGCACGTCCGGGGGTCGGCCTCGCGGACGTCGAGCAGGATCTGCTGTCCGCTTCCGAGCGGGCAGCACTGGAGGTGGGCAAGCTCGCCGACCCGTGGCGTGCCGGAGTCTTCGACTATCGGAGCCGTCTCGTGGGCGACATCGGAGCGAATCTTTGGATCCTGATGGGTGCGGTGGTAGCGGTCCTGCTCATCGCGTGCGTCAACGTGGCCAATCTTCTGCTCTCTCGGGGCGCCGAACGAATGCCGGAGCTGTTGATACGATCGAGCCTGGGCGCATCGCGGGGCGACCTGGCGCGGCAGGTCTTCCTCGAGGGTGCGATCCTCGCCACCGTGGGCGGTTTGCTGGGGATGGGACTGGCTTGGGTCGGTGTCGACACTCTGCTCGCCTTGGTCCCGGCGGAAATCCCTCTCGCCATGGCCGCCGAAGTCGACGTGCGCGTGCTCGCGTTCGCGCTGCTCCTAACCGCGCTCACCGGAGCGCTTTTCAGCGTGATCCCCGCGCTCCGAGCGAGTCGTGTCTCGGTCCGTCGAATCCGCGCTCACGGGTCCTCGATCAGTCGACAGGAAAAGAGGCGAGGTGAGGTGTTGCTTGGCGCTGAAGTCGCCCAGGCGAGTGCGCTTCTGGTCGCCGCGATCCTGATGGTCAACACACTCCATCACATGAGCCGTGCGGACGCTGGATTCGATCCCGATGGCCTTCTCTTCGTGCATCTCCAGATGCCGTCGTACACATACGGCGGCGGTAGCGACTCATCGCTACGCGATCGATTCCTGGAGGAGCTCAGGCCCCGCGTCGCGGCGATTCCTGGAGTACAACGGGTCGGCGTCGGGTCCGCGACCCCGTTCTCGGGTATGACCTTTCTGTCTGGACTCCAACAGGAGGGCGGACCCCGGGAGGGTGCGAGCGACGGTGGACGGAACGTCTTCTCGGAAACCGAGGTGATCCAATTCTCCCACCTTTGGGTGGATGGCGACTACTTGACAGCACTCGGTCTCCCGGTCGTCCAGGGCCGCCCGCTCAGGCCGTCCGACCGCGGTGGGGAACCCGTCGCGTTGATCAACGAAACGGCCGCGCAGGCCTATTGGCCGAATGAGTCGGCGGTGGGTCGTCGCGTACGCGCACGAGAGAGGGATCCGTGGACGACGATCGTGGGCGTGGTCAAAGACTTCGAGCACCCCGGCCTTCCTACCGCCGGCCAGGCGGAGCTCTACGCACCGCTCGAGGGGCTCAGGGAACTGGTGAACCTGCTCGTACGGTTCACTGGAGACGCCGAGCTCATACGAGACCGGATCCAACGCGAGATCTGGGCGATCGACCCGGATCTCCCCATCCCCGCGGTGAGTACTGCCCGTGAGGCGCTCGCTGCTTCCCTGGCCATGACACGATTCTACACGTTGTTGCTGGTCGCTTTCGCCACGCTCGCCGTCACGCTCGCGTCGGTAGGCATCTACGGTGTGGTGGCCCACTCCGTAGCACGCAGGACTCGCGAGATGGGGATTCGTATCGCGTTGGGAGCTGAGCCATCCGCCGTGGCTTCCGTGGTGCTGCGGGAGGGGATGACGGCCGTCCTGCTCGGTCTGACCGTGGGTCTTATCGGGGCGGGTATGGGCTCACGCGTCATGGAGAGCCTACTCTTCGAGGTTCGACCCACAGATCCGCTCACCTACGGCGTCGTGGCGGTCGTGGTCAGCGTGGTCGCCGCCACCGCGGTCTGGGTGCCGGCGAGGCGGGCGACCCGCGCCGATCCGGTGGAGGTGCTTCGAGCGAACTGA
- a CDS encoding MATE family efflux transporter: protein MSDTDTADRTAGPVTDDSRTDRLQEFLDAPRRALWIMAVPMIAGMTVHTMYIVADTAFIGSLGTDELAAATFVAPLFFLMMALTMGIGTAVTALVAQCVGRGDARGADAAAGTAISSGLLLGVLFGGVGLATGRWMLAAMGAEGHVVDLAWEYFQVLAAFMPLFFVSAVLRSILAGEGDAKTPMIVLTISTLANIALDALFILVLRMGLRGAAIATILAVLISVSTFSVLLLRRKSAFVRLRLSALVPSREVLVKLYGLAIPIAASMVVMSAGSMLYNLILSDFGSVSVAAYGAASKVDMIVVLPIFGLSGAAVTVVGMFAGAGRSDLVRSTALYTYRWAITLAAVIGGVAYLTSGSLLRVFTSDPTALAIGSTYLGFMIFAYPMMAVGMTTGRLLQGLGHGFPALFITTLRVLLVGVPVAWVAVHVFDQSIRGVWIGILTGGVCATICSVLMVRQLMWRSDPSLKAGAARA, encoded by the coding sequence ATGTCCGACACCGATACGGCCGACCGCACGGCCGGTCCCGTCACCGACGACTCTCGCACGGACCGCCTCCAGGAGTTCCTGGACGCTCCCAGGCGCGCGCTCTGGATCATGGCCGTGCCGATGATCGCCGGGATGACGGTCCACACGATGTACATCGTGGCCGATACGGCGTTCATCGGATCGCTCGGAACGGACGAGCTCGCGGCGGCCACTTTCGTCGCTCCGCTGTTCTTCTTGATGATGGCGCTGACGATGGGAATCGGTACCGCGGTCACGGCTTTGGTGGCTCAGTGCGTGGGGCGAGGCGACGCCCGAGGCGCGGACGCCGCTGCGGGCACCGCGATCAGTTCCGGCCTCCTTCTGGGAGTCCTATTCGGTGGAGTCGGGCTCGCGACCGGCCGCTGGATGCTGGCGGCAATGGGCGCGGAGGGCCACGTCGTGGACCTGGCTTGGGAGTACTTCCAGGTCCTCGCGGCATTCATGCCGCTGTTCTTCGTGTCCGCGGTCCTGCGCTCCATTCTCGCCGGGGAGGGTGATGCGAAGACCCCGATGATCGTTTTGACGATCTCGACGCTGGCCAACATCGCTCTCGACGCGCTCTTCATCCTGGTTCTCCGCATGGGGCTTCGGGGCGCCGCTATCGCGACCATCCTGGCCGTCTTGATCTCGGTCTCGACGTTCTCCGTACTGCTGCTGCGCCGAAAGTCGGCGTTCGTCCGTCTGCGCTTGTCGGCGCTGGTCCCATCGCGCGAGGTTCTCGTGAAGCTGTATGGGTTGGCGATCCCGATCGCGGCGAGCATGGTCGTCATGTCGGCAGGCAGCATGCTGTACAATCTGATCCTGTCCGATTTTGGATCGGTGTCGGTCGCGGCCTACGGCGCGGCGTCGAAGGTGGACATGATCGTCGTGCTCCCGATTTTCGGCCTCTCGGGGGCCGCGGTCACCGTCGTTGGCATGTTCGCCGGAGCCGGGCGGAGCGATCTGGTACGCTCGACAGCGCTTTACACCTATCGGTGGGCGATCACGCTTGCGGCCGTCATCGGTGGCGTGGCCTACCTGACCTCTGGAAGCCTCCTCCGCGTCTTCACATCCGACCCGACCGCGCTCGCGATCGGATCGACGTATCTCGGGTTCATGATCTTCGCGTACCCGATGATGGCGGTGGGGATGACGACCGGGCGCTTGCTCCAGGGACTCGGGCATGGATTCCCGGCACTCTTCATCACCACGCTTCGCGTGTTGTTGGTCGGCGTGCCGGTCGCATGGGTAGCGGTGCACGTCTTCGACCAGTCCATCAGGGGCGTGTGGATCGGCATCCTCACGGGTGGCGTGTGTGCGACGATTTGTTCGGTTCTGATGGTCCGGCAGTTGATGTGGCGGTCGGACCCGAGCCTGAAGGCGGGGGCGGCGCGCGCCTAG